A window from Acidobacteriota bacterium encodes these proteins:
- a CDS encoding KH domain-containing protein yields the protein MSHARDVAEVLLKALVDEPDQVRVTETDQRGTAVVEVFVADGDMGRVIGRQGRTATAIRTLVTATADRDAQRVSVEFRDPHGRR from the coding sequence GTGAGCCACGCGCGCGACGTCGCCGAAGTCCTGCTCAAGGCGCTCGTCGATGAGCCTGACCAGGTGCGTGTCACCGAAACCGACCAGCGGGGCACCGCCGTCGTCGAGGTGTTCGTGGCCGACGGCGACATGGGGCGCGTCATCGGCCGGCAGGGCCGGACCGCGACCGCCATCCGCACGCTCGTGACCGCGACGGCCGATCGCGACGCGCAGCGCGTCTCGGTGGAGTTTCGCGACCCGCACGGTCGCCGGTAG
- the rimM gene encoding ribosome maturation factor RimM (Essential for efficient processing of 16S rRNA): MAAAGWDSLVVVARVARPHGLRGEVVLFSETDFPEERFRRGGHVLVEDGGGVRTLTVRSARFYKGRPIVGFEGIDSIEAVETLVGHELRIEPGDMVALPPGCFYHHDLVGCRVETVEGNEVGTVTRVDGAGGASRLTVEGPAGEQLVPLVDAICRQIDPEARRIVIAPPEGLLDLNRVRGHRRARRGGRT; the protein is encoded by the coding sequence ATGGCTGCCGCCGGATGGGACAGCCTGGTCGTCGTCGCCCGTGTGGCCCGTCCCCATGGCCTCCGCGGCGAGGTGGTCCTGTTCTCTGAAACCGACTTCCCGGAGGAGCGGTTTCGGCGGGGCGGGCACGTGCTGGTGGAGGATGGCGGCGGTGTCCGGACGTTGACGGTTCGTTCGGCGAGGTTCTACAAGGGACGTCCGATTGTCGGGTTCGAGGGAATCGACTCGATCGAAGCGGTGGAGACGCTTGTCGGACACGAATTGCGAATCGAGCCAGGCGACATGGTGGCGCTTCCACCGGGGTGTTTCTACCATCACGATCTGGTGGGATGCCGCGTCGAGACGGTCGAGGGAAACGAGGTTGGCACGGTGACTCGGGTCGATGGCGCGGGTGGCGCGAGCCGGCTGACCGTGGAGGGACCGGCGGGGGAGCAACTGGTTCCGCTGGTCGATGCGATCTGCAGGCAGATCGATCCTGAGGCCAGACGGATCGTGATTGCGCCGCCCGAGGGACTGCTGGACCTCAACCGGGTCCGCGGGCACCGGCGGGCGCGGCGGGGCGGCCGGACGTGA
- the trmD gene encoding tRNA (guanosine(37)-N1)-methyltransferase TrmD has protein sequence MRFDLVTIFPRLCDGPLGAGIVGRAIERGLVDVRVHDLRDHTTDRHRSVDDVPYGGGPGMVFKPEPLFAAVDAIRAQGGEPDAVILTSPQGKTFTQAEAARLAGMRHVVLLCGRYEGVDDRVREGLATEELSIGDYVLSGGELPALVIVDAVVRLLPGAVGDEESVEADSFTRGLLDFPVFTRPAECRGMAVPDVLMSGHHAEIKRWRKREALRRTLVSRPELLAGAELDSEEREMLRALMEERGAEYGRD, from the coding sequence GTGAGATTCGACCTCGTCACGATCTTCCCGCGCCTGTGCGACGGGCCGCTCGGTGCGGGGATCGTTGGACGCGCGATCGAGCGGGGCCTGGTCGATGTGCGGGTGCACGATCTGCGCGATCACACGACTGATCGGCATCGGAGCGTGGACGATGTGCCGTACGGCGGCGGTCCGGGGATGGTGTTCAAGCCCGAACCGTTGTTTGCCGCCGTCGACGCCATCCGGGCGCAGGGCGGCGAACCCGACGCGGTGATTCTGACCTCGCCCCAGGGGAAGACGTTCACCCAGGCCGAGGCGGCGAGGCTGGCGGGGATGCGCCACGTGGTGCTGTTGTGCGGGAGGTACGAGGGCGTCGACGATCGGGTGCGCGAGGGCCTGGCCACCGAGGAGTTGTCGATCGGCGATTACGTGCTCTCGGGTGGCGAACTGCCCGCCCTGGTGATCGTCGATGCGGTGGTGCGGCTGCTGCCGGGTGCGGTGGGCGACGAGGAGTCTGTCGAGGCCGATTCGTTTACGCGGGGACTGCTGGATTTTCCCGTGTTTACGCGGCCGGCGGAGTGTCGAGGGATGGCGGTGCCCGACGTGCTGATGTCGGGTCATCATGCCGAGATCAAGCGTTGGCGCAAGCGCGAGGCGCTGCGACGGACGCTGGTGTCGCGGCCAGAGCTGCTGGCGGGCGCCGAGTTGGACAGCGAAGAGCGCGAGATGCTGCGCGCGTTGATGGAAGAGAGAGGAGCCGAGTATGGGCGCGATTGA
- the rplS gene encoding 50S ribosomal protein L19: protein MGAIETVEQKQLVERPKLRTGDTVRVHVKVREGDKERIQIFEGLVIGQHRGGTRATFTVRKVSFSQGVERIFPIHSPIIDRVDVVRSAKVRRSKLYFLRQLKGKAARMKEAKRSS, encoded by the coding sequence ATGGGCGCGATTGAAACGGTGGAACAGAAGCAGCTGGTGGAGCGGCCGAAGCTGCGGACCGGCGATACGGTGCGCGTGCACGTCAAGGTGCGTGAAGGCGACAAGGAACGTATCCAGATCTTCGAGGGGCTCGTGATTGGGCAACATCGCGGCGGCACACGTGCGACCTTCACGGTGCGCAAGGTGTCGTTCAGCCAGGGCGTCGAGCGGATCTTCCCGATCCACTCCCCGATCATCGACCGAGTCGACGTCGTCCGCTCCGCTAAGGTCAGGCGGTCGAAGCTGTACTTCCTCCGCCAGTTGAAGGGCAAGGCTGCCCGGATGAAAGAGGCCAAGCGGTCGTCCTGA
- a CDS encoding ribonuclease HII: MRRTRARRTLENALRRVGFVHVAGVDEVGRGCLAGPVVAAAVLLDPARHIADLADSKLVPPAERERLAVRVKRDAIGWALGEVGPADIDRLNIRRASFEAMRRAIAGLVPQPDVVLVDGFRVPGLEMAQRGVIHGDRLVASIAAASIIAKVYRDGLMNDLHAADPRYGYDRHKGYATPQHLAAVARHGYSSTHRRSFRPRSLFDNMDPATMDQSH; this comes from the coding sequence ATGCGGCGGACTCGGGCCAGACGGACTCTCGAGAACGCGCTGAGGCGGGTCGGCTTCGTGCACGTGGCCGGAGTCGATGAGGTCGGGCGCGGCTGTCTGGCAGGCCCGGTCGTCGCGGCCGCGGTTCTGCTCGATCCCGCCCGGCACATTGCCGATCTGGCCGATTCGAAGCTGGTGCCCCCTGCCGAGCGCGAACGGCTGGCCGTCCGCGTCAAGCGGGACGCGATCGGTTGGGCGCTTGGCGAAGTGGGGCCTGCCGACATCGATCGCCTGAATATTCGGCGCGCCTCGTTTGAGGCGATGAGGCGTGCCATCGCGGGGCTCGTGCCGCAGCCCGACGTCGTCCTGGTGGACGGCTTCCGCGTGCCCGGTCTGGAGATGGCCCAGCGCGGCGTCATTCACGGCGACCGGCTGGTGGCCTCGATTGCCGCGGCCTCCATCATCGCGAAGGTCTATCGCGATGGCCTCATGAACGACCTGCACGCCGCGGACCCGCGGTACGGATACGATCGGCACAAAGGCTACGCGACGCCGCAGCACCTGGCGGCCGTCGCGCGCCACGGATATTCATCCACCCATCGGCGCTCATTCCGTCCGCGCAGTCTGTTTGATAACATGGACCCCGCCACCATGGACCAGTCCCACTAG